A window of Pedobacter lusitanus contains these coding sequences:
- a CDS encoding family 78 glycoside hydrolase catalytic domain, producing the protein MKFRLVIVICIIFCKINQTAGQTTLQINNQLLKSSWPAFWITSPNSQQREYGVYHFRKVFLLPTSGIPKSFLIHVTADNRYRLFVNGKPIYSGPAHGDLFNWFYETIDIAAYLKEGKNTIAALVWNMGNIAPVAQVSNQTAFLLQGDSAAEQMVNTDASWKVEKSKAYTPCSLDNRERLKAYMVVGPGDQLDGRQLLWNWETTTYDDSSWNTAEEITHPEPVGYGTDNRWTLAPRNIPLFTENLLRFPIMRRATGIKVNQEFLTGKRTLKIPANQKVSILLDQKFMTAGYPELMVSGGKGSKIKLTYAEALFNKQGEKGNRNEIDDKEIRGNYDVFIPDGDNHRKFRPLWIRAYRYLQLDITTTDEPLALNDIYSMKTGYPLAMNAAFSSNDPSLQEIWKVGWRTAQLCAGDMYYDTPYYEQLQYTGDSRIQSLISLYTSGDDRLMRKAILDFYHSRTPEGLTQGRYPSNRLQIIPTFSLFWISMIHDYWMHRHDDAFVKQFLPAIHEITEWFRGRIDQKKKMLGPLTWWNFVDWDNFNDWGTAPGSDTGNSSIITLQYAYTLNQSAELFRAFDLPEQANAQEMLAFELNNHTYWYCYNQANGLIADTPEQKSYSQHAAIWAVLSGAVSLSESQILMQKILEDKSIGQVTFFYRFYLTQALKKAEMADHYYQQLTPWRNMLNLGLTTFAEKPEPTRSDCHAWSASPSYDFLATICGIMPQAPGFSKVLIKPALGNLVEATGSIPIPAGMVSVILKRNGKNGIFAEIVIPGKTTGVFNWKGKEIRLHEGKQTIKI; encoded by the coding sequence ATGAAATTCAGATTAGTCATTGTTATATGTATAATCTTTTGCAAAATAAACCAGACTGCAGGTCAGACAACATTACAGATTAATAATCAATTACTAAAAAGTTCCTGGCCAGCTTTCTGGATTACTTCTCCCAACTCACAACAACGTGAGTATGGGGTATATCATTTTCGAAAAGTCTTTCTCCTCCCTACATCAGGCATACCAAAATCTTTTTTAATCCATGTAACTGCAGATAACCGTTACCGTTTATTTGTAAATGGGAAACCAATCTATTCAGGTCCTGCGCATGGTGACCTGTTTAACTGGTTTTATGAAACCATCGATATCGCTGCTTATTTGAAAGAAGGTAAAAACACAATTGCGGCTTTAGTATGGAACATGGGAAATATTGCACCTGTTGCACAAGTATCTAATCAAACAGCTTTTCTTTTGCAGGGTGACTCTGCAGCTGAACAAATGGTTAACACCGATGCGAGCTGGAAAGTAGAAAAAAGTAAAGCTTATACACCGTGTTCTTTGGATAATAGAGAAAGACTAAAAGCATATATGGTTGTTGGCCCGGGAGATCAGTTAGACGGCAGGCAATTACTATGGAACTGGGAAACAACAACATATGATGATTCATCATGGAATACTGCGGAGGAAATCACTCATCCTGAACCAGTAGGCTACGGAACTGATAACAGATGGACTTTAGCGCCAAGAAATATTCCATTATTCACAGAAAATCTACTTCGCTTCCCAATTATGCGGCGCGCCACCGGCATAAAGGTAAATCAGGAATTTCTAACAGGTAAAAGAACATTAAAAATCCCTGCCAATCAAAAGGTAAGTATTTTACTGGATCAAAAATTCATGACAGCGGGATATCCGGAATTGATGGTTTCCGGAGGAAAAGGGTCAAAAATTAAACTCACCTATGCGGAGGCTTTATTTAATAAACAGGGAGAAAAAGGAAACCGAAATGAAATAGACGACAAAGAAATCAGAGGAAATTATGATGTTTTTATACCGGATGGAGATAATCACCGAAAATTCAGGCCTTTATGGATCAGGGCTTACCGCTATCTGCAGCTGGATATCACAACTACAGATGAACCCTTAGCGCTGAATGATATATATAGTATGAAAACCGGATATCCTCTTGCAATGAATGCTGCATTTTCCAGTAACGATCCCTCACTTCAGGAAATATGGAAGGTTGGCTGGCGAACGGCGCAGCTCTGTGCTGGTGATATGTATTATGATACGCCTTACTATGAGCAATTGCAATATACAGGAGATAGTCGCATCCAATCACTAATTTCCTTATATACCTCAGGTGATGACCGTCTTATGCGAAAAGCTATTCTGGATTTTTATCACTCCCGTACTCCAGAAGGGCTTACCCAGGGCCGTTATCCCAGCAATAGATTACAAATTATTCCTACATTCTCTTTATTCTGGATCTCAATGATTCATGATTATTGGATGCACCGTCACGATGATGCTTTCGTAAAGCAATTTCTCCCTGCCATTCATGAGATTACAGAGTGGTTTCGTGGACGTATTGATCAAAAGAAAAAGATGCTTGGGCCATTAACGTGGTGGAATTTTGTAGACTGGGACAATTTCAATGACTGGGGTACAGCCCCGGGTTCGGACACAGGAAACTCTTCAATTATAACTTTACAATATGCTTATACACTCAATCAGTCTGCAGAATTATTCAGAGCTTTTGATCTTCCGGAACAAGCCAACGCTCAGGAAATGCTGGCATTTGAATTAAATAATCATACATATTGGTATTGTTATAATCAGGCAAATGGATTAATTGCTGATACACCGGAGCAAAAGTCATATAGTCAGCATGCTGCAATATGGGCGGTATTAAGTGGTGCTGTATCCTTATCAGAATCTCAGATCTTAATGCAAAAGATTCTTGAAGATAAATCAATAGGTCAGGTAACATTTTTTTACCGTTTCTATCTGACACAAGCATTAAAGAAAGCCGAAATGGCCGACCATTATTATCAACAGCTTACTCCATGGCGGAATATGCTTAACCTGGGACTAACAACTTTCGCTGAAAAGCCGGAACCCACACGATCTGATTGTCATGCCTGGAGTGCAAGTCCGAGTTACGATTTTCTTGCTACAATCTGTGGTATTATGCCTCAGGCGCCCGGATTCAGTAAAGTCTTGATTAAGCCTGCATTAGGTAATTTAGTTGAAGCAACAGGCTCCATCCCTATTCCAGCTGGAATGGTATCTGTAATCTTAAAACGAAACGGGAAAAATGGAATATTTGCAGAAATAGTTATTCCCGGGAAAACTACTGGAGTATTTAATTGGAAAGGGAAAGAAATAAGACTACATGAAGGAAAACAAACTATAAAAATTTAA